From Methanobacteriaceae archaeon, one genomic window encodes:
- a CDS encoding DNA-directed RNA polymerase subunit L: MMENFEIIEDKTLELTFVVKDESHGVCNALRHILMQNPDVEYAVYNIDHPLTGKPEMTIKTKKGKRPRNALKKAAEELHSQSADLKKLIDEALE; this comes from the coding sequence ATGATGGAAAATTTTGAAATAATTGAAGATAAAACATTAGAATTAACTTTTGTTGTAAAAGATGAAAGTCATGGAGTTTGCAATGCATTAAGACACATTTTAATGCAAAACCCTGATGTTGAGTATGCAGTTTACAATATTGATCATCCTCTTACTGGAAAACCAGAAATGACAATTAAAACCAAAAAAGGAAAAAGACCAAGAAATGCATTGAAAAAAGCTGCAGAAGAACTCCACAGTCAAAGTGCAGATTTAAAAAAACTTATTGATGAAGCTTTAGAATAA
- a CDS encoding DNA glycosylase translates to MIIKSPIDLELTQISGQTSQPPWEKIDDSYKQAILINNKPVLVNVKQSGEFLEFNYQGDISQNEVISSLNYIFDLDFNLDKFYKYLANHEELCQMSDFCSGLRLFLAPNPFECIISSICSANNSIKRWTKSISEIKHNWGNSYNEFYTFPEVSSFQNIFLDDEEEAQLTSGDISKCNNNLKSCGVGYRAPYMRKAAEMFTDEIDLLEIPKMSYDEAFETILKVPGVGPKVADCILLYGFNFRQAFPSDVWIKRIVSHLYFDGKDISVTKVREFGMEEFGDNAGYVQLYMFHYARKSGLMAKLK, encoded by the coding sequence ATGATTATTAAATCTCCGATTGATTTGGAATTAACACAGATTTCTGGTCAGACATCCCAACCACCTTGGGAAAAAATTGATGATTCCTATAAACAGGCTATTTTAATCAATAACAAACCAGTTTTAGTTAATGTTAAACAATCCGGAGAATTCTTAGAATTTAATTACCAAGGAGATATTTCTCAAAATGAGGTTATATCTTCTCTAAACTATATTTTTGATTTAGATTTTAACTTAGATAAATTTTATAAATATTTGGCAAATCATGAAGAACTTTGCCAGATGTCTGATTTTTGCTCAGGATTAAGACTATTTTTAGCTCCAAATCCCTTTGAGTGTATTATATCCTCAATTTGTTCAGCAAATAACTCTATTAAAAGATGGACAAAATCAATTTCAGAAATTAAACATAATTGGGGAAATAGCTATAATGAGTTTTATACTTTTCCTGAAGTTTCTTCATTTCAAAACATATTTTTAGATGATGAAGAAGAAGCCCAATTAACTTCCGGTGACATCTCAAAATGCAATAATAATTTGAAATCATGTGGTGTAGGCTATAGAGCACCATATATGAGAAAAGCTGCTGAGATGTTTACAGATGAAATTGACCTTTTGGAAATTCCAAAAATGAGCTATGATGAAGCTTTTGAGACAATACTGAAAGTTCCTGGAGTTGGTCCAAAAGTAGCTGACTGTATTTTACTTTACGGATTTAACTTTAGACAGGCTTTTCCAAGTGATGTATGGATAAAAAGAATTGTTTCTCATTTATACTTTGATGGTAAGGACATTAGTGTTACCAAGGTAAGGGAATTTGGAATGGAAGAATTTGGAGATAATGCAGGTTATGTTCAACTGTATATGTTTCATTATGCAAGAAAATCCGGTTTAATGGCTAAATTAAAATAG
- the hpt gene encoding hypoxanthine/guanine phosphoribosyltransferase, with product MLEEVKKSLETSPIVKKGEYNYFVNPISDGVPAMNPKMLRELALSVYKHADLDVDKIVAVEAMGIHLATALSLATDIPFVVIRKRQYGLEGETKVHQKTGYGSSNLYINDLHAGEKILLIDDVVSTGGTLIALLDTLKELGLDIKSTVAVIEKGAGKEIVKQETGVDVLSIIKLDVIDGKVVIQETIED from the coding sequence ATGTTAGAAGAAGTAAAAAAATCTTTAGAAACATCACCAATTGTAAAAAAAGGTGAGTACAACTACTTTGTAAATCCTATAAGCGACGGTGTTCCAGCAATGAACCCGAAGATGCTTAGAGAATTAGCATTATCTGTATACAAACATGCAGATTTAGATGTTGATAAAATTGTAGCTGTTGAAGCAATGGGAATCCACTTAGCTACTGCATTATCCCTTGCAACAGACATTCCATTCGTTGTAATTCGTAAAAGACAATATGGTCTTGAAGGAGAAACAAAAGTACACCAAAAAACTGGATACGGTTCATCAAACCTTTATATCAACGATTTACATGCTGGTGAAAAAATATTGCTCATTGATGATGTGGTAAGTACTGGAGGAACATTAATAGCATTATTAGACACCTTAAAAGAGTTAGGTCTCGATATCAAATCAACAGTTGCTGTAATTGAAAAAGGTGCAGGAAAAGAAATCGTTAAACAAGAAACTGGTGTTGATGTATTATCCATCATTAAATTAGATGTTATCGACGGCAAAGTAGTTATCCAAGAAACAATCGAAGATTAA
- a CDS encoding MFS transporter: protein MKLKNIVLIVATLTSFFAVFLSSAVMVAVPSLASEFGMSNIVQNWVTMLFFLAVAIFTIPAGQLSAKFGLKKSMVFGTAVYIISSIVAIFSINSEMFLLCRLVQGIGVSFLNVASMAMVVSAFDPQERGKAIGINVTGVYLATSTSPVVGGFLNFQFGWRSIFLTSVPFLVLILILLIVEVKEEWATMADVPIDWKGSIVYSLGILLFIYGFTRLDESIGIILTVVGLVVLAVFIAIELRQKYPVFDVKFFKNPKFASANFAALTAYLATFAVTTIVNYNLQYIRGFDSQMAGLVLLVAPVIQVIMAPISGRLSDKINPQKLAAVGMLFGAISLGMLAMLNNSTPLWFLIVAMIAHGLGFGIFSSPNTNAIMGSVPPKDTPVASASVATMRVIGQTMSMGMLTLVFAFVMGNVPIVEKYFPLLITSSQITCLICMVLCVASIFASLVGIKSKN from the coding sequence ATGAAACTCAAAAACATCGTTTTAATTGTAGCAACCTTAACATCATTTTTTGCAGTATTTTTATCTTCTGCGGTAATGGTGGCAGTTCCAAGTTTAGCATCTGAATTTGGCATGAGTAATATTGTTCAAAACTGGGTTACTATGCTATTCTTTTTAGCAGTAGCTATTTTTACAATTCCTGCAGGTCAGCTATCGGCTAAATTTGGTCTTAAAAAGTCAATGGTATTCGGAACAGCAGTTTATATAATAAGTTCTATTGTAGCTATTTTTTCAATAAACTCTGAAATGTTTTTATTATGTCGTTTAGTCCAAGGTATTGGTGTATCATTTTTAAATGTTGCTTCCATGGCTATGGTTGTATCTGCATTTGATCCTCAAGAACGTGGTAAAGCTATTGGAATCAATGTAACTGGAGTTTATCTTGCAACATCAACTTCTCCTGTTGTTGGTGGATTTTTAAACTTCCAGTTCGGATGGAGATCTATATTTTTAACATCAGTTCCTTTTTTAGTCTTGATTTTAATTTTACTTATAGTTGAAGTCAAAGAAGAATGGGCTACAATGGCAGATGTCCCAATAGATTGGAAAGGTTCAATTGTATATTCATTAGGAATTTTACTCTTCATCTATGGATTTACCCGTTTGGATGAAAGTATTGGTATCATATTAACAGTTGTCGGTTTAGTTGTACTAGCAGTATTTATTGCTATTGAACTTAGACAGAAATATCCTGTATTTGACGTGAAATTCTTTAAAAATCCAAAATTTGCATCTGCTAACTTTGCAGCGCTAACAGCTTATCTTGCAACATTTGCAGTAACAACAATTGTAAACTACAATCTTCAATACATTAGAGGATTTGACTCTCAAATGGCAGGTTTGGTGCTTTTGGTTGCTCCTGTAATTCAGGTAATTATGGCTCCAATTTCAGGAAGACTTTCTGATAAGATAAATCCACAAAAACTAGCTGCTGTTGGTATGCTTTTTGGTGCAATTTCTCTTGGAATGCTTGCAATGCTTAACAATTCAACACCACTATGGTTCTTGATTGTTGCAATGATAGCTCATGGTTTAGGTTTTGGAATATTTTCATCTCCAAATACAAATGCGATTATGGGTTCTGTTCCGCCTAAAGACACTCCTGTTGCATCTGCATCTGTTGCTACAATGCGTGTTATCGGTCAAACAATGAGTATGGGAATGTTAACTTTGGTATTTGCATTTGTGATGGGTAATGTACCAATTGTAGAGAAATATTTCCCTCTTTTAATTACAAGCTCTCAGATAACTTGTTTAATTTGTATGGTGTTGTGTGTAGCATCTATTTTTGCTTCACTGGTTGGTATTAAATCTAAAAATTAA
- the hisF gene encoding imidazole glycerol phosphate synthase subunit HisF has protein sequence MLTKRIIPCLDCDLQVPEGRVVKGVEFKEIKYAGNPVDLATRYYEEGADEIVVLDITASHERRATMADVIDRLTENVFMPICVGGGIRKVEDYTKMLRAGADKCSTNTAAIKNPKLLTESSKVVGSQAVVIGIDAKRRYVDHPDDAPDKTVIETEKGFCWFDSSIYGGREFTGIDAIQWAQECQDLGAGEILLTSMDGDGTQNGYDIELNKAINDAVDIPVIASGGVGEPKDILDVFEKTDVSAALAASIFHFNQYSIGEVKEYLKENNVAVRL, from the coding sequence ATGTTAACTAAAAGAATTATTCCTTGTCTAGATTGTGATTTACAAGTTCCTGAAGGTAGGGTTGTAAAAGGAGTTGAATTTAAAGAAATCAAATATGCTGGAAATCCAGTAGACCTTGCAACCAGATACTATGAGGAAGGAGCAGACGAAATTGTAGTTTTAGATATTACTGCTTCTCATGAAAGACGTGCTACAATGGCCGATGTTATTGACAGATTAACAGAAAACGTTTTCATGCCAATATGTGTTGGTGGAGGAATAAGAAAAGTTGAAGATTATACTAAAATGCTTAGAGCAGGTGCAGACAAGTGTTCAACCAATACTGCAGCAATCAAAAATCCTAAGCTATTAACAGAATCTTCAAAAGTTGTAGGATCACAGGCAGTTGTAATTGGAATCGATGCTAAAAGAAGATATGTTGATCATCCTGATGATGCTCCTGATAAAACCGTTATTGAAACTGAAAAAGGTTTCTGCTGGTTTGATTCAAGTATTTATGGTGGTCGTGAATTTACTGGTATTGATGCAATTCAATGGGCTCAGGAATGTCAGGACTTAGGTGCTGGTGAAATTCTCCTAACAAGTATGGATGGAGATGGAACTCAAAACGGATATGATATTGAGTTAAACAAAGCTATTAACGATGCTGTTGATATTCCAGTTATTGCTAGTGGTGGTGTTGGAGAGCCAAAAGATATTTTAGATGTCTTTGAAAAAACTGACGTTAGTGCAGCTCTTGCAGCAAGTATTTTCCACTTCAATCAATATTCTATTGGTGAAGTAAAAGAATATTTAAAAGAAAATAACGTGGCTGTTCGTTTATGA
- a CDS encoding peptidylprolyl isomerase yields the protein MKVAIIETDKGNIELELFPNEAPGTVENFEKLIKEGFYDGLTFHRVIPDFVIQGGCPRGNGTGGPGYTIKCETEGNPHRHGTGALSMAHAGKDTGGSQFFITHSPQPHLDGVHTVFGQVIKGQDVVNAIRQGDKMNKVTVEER from the coding sequence ATGAAAGTCGCAATAATTGAAACCGATAAAGGGAACATTGAACTTGAATTATTCCCAAATGAAGCACCTGGAACTGTAGAAAACTTTGAAAAATTAATTAAAGAAGGATTTTATGATGGATTAACTTTCCACAGAGTAATTCCTGATTTTGTAATTCAAGGTGGATGTCCAAGAGGAAACGGTACTGGTGGTCCTGGTTACACAATTAAATGTGAAACTGAAGGAAACCCACACAGACACGGAACCGGTGCATTATCTATGGCACACGCAGGAAAAGACACTGGTGGAAGCCAATTCTTCATTACTCACTCTCCACAACCTCACTTAGACGGAGTACACACTGTATTCGGTCAAGTTATTAAAGGTCAAGATGTCGTTAACGCTATTCGCCAAGGCGACAAAATGAACAAAGTAACTGTAGAAGAAAGATAA
- the moaC gene encoding cyclic pyranopterin monophosphate synthase MoaC yields the protein MAEEFTHLTENGVHMVEVGGKPDQKRRAIASGSIFLDKNTINLIQNEEIKKGNVLTTAQIAGIQAVKNTSSIIPLCHPLALTGIELDFEVKEDEIIATCAVNTLGKTGVEMEAITGVSVALLTVWDMVKAVEKDDDGQYPDTRISDIKVIKKEKI from the coding sequence ATGGCTGAAGAATTTACACATTTAACAGAAAATGGAGTACACATGGTTGAAGTCGGTGGAAAACCAGATCAAAAAAGAAGAGCTATTGCAAGTGGAAGCATCTTTTTAGATAAAAATACCATTAATTTAATTCAAAATGAAGAAATCAAAAAAGGAAATGTTTTAACTACTGCTCAAATTGCAGGAATTCAAGCTGTTAAAAACACATCTTCAATTATTCCTCTTTGCCATCCGTTGGCTTTAACTGGTATTGAACTTGATTTTGAAGTAAAAGAAGACGAAATAATAGCTACATGCGCTGTTAATACATTAGGTAAAACTGGTGTTGAGATGGAAGCTATTACTGGTGTAAGCGTTGCTTTATTAACTGTTTGGGACATGGTTAAGGCTGTTGAAAAAGATGACGACGGACAATACCCTGATACCAGAATCAGTGATATTAAAGTAATCAAAAAAGAAAAAATTTAA
- a CDS encoding transcription factor S, with amino-acid sequence MEFCPECGAMMFPNGNILKCNGCGYTKEDSNNNDYTVSKKVETEDNVKMLGEDVDVGPRTEEVCPECGHNIATYKLLQTRSADEAPTRIFTCVKCKHTWRAYD; translated from the coding sequence ATGGAATTTTGTCCAGAATGTGGAGCAATGATGTTTCCAAATGGTAACATTTTAAAATGTAACGGTTGCGGTTACACTAAAGAAGACTCCAATAATAATGATTATACAGTTTCAAAGAAAGTTGAGACTGAAGATAATGTTAAAATGTTGGGTGAAGACGTAGACGTTGGCCCAAGAACAGAAGAAGTATGTCCAGAATGTGGACATAACATTGCAACATACAAATTATTACAAACTCGTAGTGCTGATGAAGCTCCTACTCGTATATTCACATGCGTTAAATGTAAACATACTTGGAGAGCATATGACTGA
- a CDS encoding preprotein translocase subunit Sec61beta, whose product MAKKDKISMPQTGAGLVRYFDEESLGPKLSPEHVIVATVIMAILCFVLRYSA is encoded by the coding sequence ATGGCGAAAAAAGATAAAATTTCTATGCCTCAAACAGGTGCAGGTTTAGTAAGATATTTTGATGAAGAAAGTCTCGGACCAAAACTTTCTCCAGAGCACGTTATTGTTGCTACTGTTATCATGGCTATTTTGTGCTTTGTTTTAAGGTACTCAGCTTAA
- a CDS encoding tRNA pseudouridine(54/55) synthase Pus10: MDSMYELAKQILEQTDGKICKNCLGRKLSKTIEGKNNIERADKVCEELDINLDDVDCVICDNIFDKLNDDLYKKIDDKINQLGVEFDTFLVGSKIPKDIQERDDELSAKFNLTVETLKKEVNRLIGLRLWEIYDKEAEFESQDIVFNIDLVESKVRIQINPLYIEGKYNKLQRGIPQTKWPCTKCKGRGCEECNFTGKQYPESVEELISEHVLKLTKGKEAKFHGAGREDIDVLMLGSGRPFVLEIKEPKIRKLDWESVEADVNEMNEGKTSYHNLHLCKRNRKAEIKQSSPDTYKVYNAIVECDEKYDVSKLDELPKLDEIHQQTPLRVLRRRADKVRVKHVKELSYEIIDDTHFSIRIKTEGGLYIKELISGDEGRSQPNISEILGVKAICEQLDVIEVSEK, encoded by the coding sequence ATAGATAGTATGTACGAATTAGCAAAACAAATTTTAGAACAAACAGATGGTAAAATCTGTAAAAATTGCCTTGGACGTAAATTATCCAAAACAATCGAAGGCAAAAATAACATTGAAAGAGCAGATAAAGTCTGTGAAGAATTAGACATTAATTTAGATGATGTTGATTGCGTAATCTGTGATAATATCTTTGATAAACTCAATGATGATTTGTATAAAAAAATTGATGATAAAATCAACCAATTAGGAGTTGAATTTGATACTTTCCTCGTTGGATCAAAGATTCCTAAAGATATCCAGGAACGTGATGACGAGTTATCTGCTAAATTTAATTTGACTGTTGAAACACTTAAAAAAGAAGTTAACAGATTAATTGGTTTAAGACTCTGGGAAATCTATGATAAAGAAGCAGAGTTTGAAAGCCAAGATATTGTATTTAACATTGATTTGGTGGAATCTAAAGTCAGAATTCAAATCAATCCGTTATATATTGAAGGAAAGTACAACAAACTTCAAAGAGGAATTCCACAAACCAAATGGCCATGTACAAAATGTAAAGGAAGAGGCTGTGAAGAATGTAACTTCACAGGTAAACAGTATCCTGAATCCGTTGAAGAATTGATTTCCGAGCATGTATTAAAATTAACCAAGGGTAAGGAAGCTAAATTCCATGGTGCTGGTCGTGAAGACATTGATGTATTAATGTTAGGTTCTGGAAGACCGTTTGTACTTGAAATCAAGGAACCAAAAATAAGAAAACTTGATTGGGAAAGTGTTGAAGCAGATGTAAATGAAATGAATGAAGGAAAAACTTCATATCATAATTTACACTTATGTAAAAGAAACAGAAAAGCGGAGATTAAACAATCATCTCCTGATACATATAAAGTTTATAATGCAATTGTTGAGTGTGATGAGAAATATGATGTATCAAAACTCGACGAATTGCCAAAATTAGATGAAATTCATCAACAAACTCCACTTAGAGTATTAAGAAGACGTGCGGACAAAGTACGTGTTAAACATGTTAAAGAATTGTCATACGAAATAATTGACGATACACATTTCAGTATCCGTATTAAAACTGAAGGTGGATTATACATTAAAGAATTAATCTCTGGTGATGAGGGAAGAAGCCAACCTAATATAAGTGAAATTTTAGGTGTAAAGGCTATTTGTGAACAATTGGATGTAATAGAAGTTAGTGAGAAGTAG
- a CDS encoding exosome complex RNA-binding protein Csl4, which yields MKIEEDKIVMPGDKLGIIEQYLPGEGTYDDDGDIKSSVLGNVKINQKMKVISVVSDAKPALLKVGDIVYGQITDIKPQRANVQIECIKDNGRPLALPYMGAIHISQAKKDYLEKLSDAFRIGDIIQAKVVKVTGDNVDLGSTDDDCGVLKAMCTRCRDYMHTTQKADEVQCNSCNKKEKRKVSKNYIND from the coding sequence ATGAAAATAGAAGAAGATAAAATTGTAATGCCTGGAGATAAATTAGGAATAATTGAACAATATCTTCCAGGAGAGGGTACTTATGATGACGATGGAGATATTAAATCATCAGTACTTGGAAATGTTAAAATTAATCAAAAAATGAAGGTAATTTCTGTTGTGTCAGATGCAAAACCTGCTCTTTTAAAAGTTGGAGACATAGTTTATGGTCAAATAACCGACATCAAACCACAAAGAGCTAATGTTCAAATTGAATGTATTAAAGACAATGGAAGACCATTAGCATTGCCTTATATGGGTGCTATACACATCTCACAAGCAAAAAAAGATTATTTAGAGAAATTATCTGATGCTTTTAGAATAGGAGATATCATTCAAGCAAAAGTTGTTAAAGTTACTGGAGACAATGTTGATTTAGGCAGTACTGATGATGATTGCGGTGTCCTAAAAGCTATGTGTACTCGTTGTAGAGATTACATGCACACTACACAAAAAGCTGACGAAGTTCAATGTAATAGTTGTAACAAGAAAGAAAAACGTAAAGTTTCTAAAAACTACATTAATGATTAA
- a CDS encoding signal recognition particle protein Srp54 — MNMLGNLGENLTNTMKKLVGMSVIDKKTIKEVVKDIQRALIQSDVNIKLVLDLSKKIETRSLEEKPPKGITPREHVITIIYEEMVNLLGSETVGLDINERPYKILFLGLQGSGKTTTIGKLCRFLQKKGFNPAVVCTDTWRPAAYVQLKQLTEEMDVPLYGDPDNKDALDLARKGLQEFKNRKVIIFDTAGRHKQEEDLIAEMDELDDIINPNEAILVIDGTIGQQAGEQAKAFSKATDIGSIIITKLDGSAKGGGAMSAVAETGAPIKFIGTGERIDDFELFDPERFISRLLGMGDIRSLIEKAEENIDEDIAEKTMNNMLTGKFTLVDMKNQFDMMNKMGPMQQVLNMIPGMGNKIPKEASKMTEDKIASYKIMMSSMTEEEMLNPKIIKQSRVQRIARGSGVSESEVKELLKYYNNTKKTMKGIGKRGGRLGGGAMNRMMGQFMNR; from the coding sequence ATTAATATGCTTGGAAATTTAGGTGAAAATCTTACTAATACAATGAAGAAATTAGTAGGAATGTCAGTTATTGATAAAAAAACTATTAAAGAAGTTGTAAAAGACATTCAACGTGCTTTAATTCAATCTGATGTTAATATTAAGTTAGTTCTAGATTTATCAAAGAAAATTGAAACCAGGTCTCTTGAAGAAAAGCCTCCAAAAGGTATTACACCAAGAGAACACGTTATAACAATTATTTATGAAGAAATGGTAAATCTTTTAGGTAGTGAAACTGTTGGTTTGGATATTAATGAAAGACCTTACAAAATTTTATTCTTAGGTCTTCAAGGTAGTGGTAAAACAACCACCATTGGTAAATTATGCAGGTTCTTACAAAAGAAAGGTTTCAACCCTGCAGTTGTATGTACAGACACATGGAGACCAGCAGCTTACGTTCAATTAAAACAGTTAACTGAAGAAATGGACGTTCCTTTATATGGTGATCCTGATAATAAAGATGCTTTAGACCTTGCTAGAAAAGGGTTACAAGAGTTTAAAAACAGAAAAGTTATTATTTTCGATACTGCTGGTAGACACAAACAGGAAGAAGATTTAATTGCTGAGATGGATGAATTAGATGATATTATCAATCCAAATGAAGCTATTCTTGTTATTGATGGAACAATTGGTCAACAAGCAGGTGAACAGGCTAAAGCATTCTCAAAAGCTACTGATATTGGATCAATTATTATTACAAAATTAGATGGTTCTGCAAAAGGTGGGGGTGCAATGTCTGCTGTTGCAGAAACAGGAGCTCCAATTAAATTCATCGGTACTGGTGAGAGAATCGACGACTTTGAGTTGTTTGATCCAGAAAGATTCATCTCCAGATTGCTTGGTATGGGGGATATAAGATCTCTTATTGAAAAAGCAGAAGAAAATATTGACGAGGATATTGCAGAAAAAACAATGAACAATATGCTCACCGGTAAATTCACATTGGTTGATATGAAAAACCAATTTGATATGATGAATAAAATGGGTCCTATGCAACAGGTTTTAAATATGATTCCTGGAATGGGAAATAAAATCCCTAAAGAAGCTTCTAAAATGACTGAAGACAAAATTGCATCTTACAAAATCATGATGTCTTCAATGACCGAAGAAGAAATGTTAAACCCTAAAATAATTAAACAATCCCGTGTTCAAAGGATTGCTAGAGGATCTGGTGTTTCTGAAAGTGAAGTAAAAGAGCTTTTAAAATATTATAACAACACCAAAAAGACCATGAAAGGAATTGGAAAACGTGGTGGTCGTTTAGGTGGCGGTGCAATGAACCGTATGATGGGTCAATTCATGAATAGATAG
- the dph2 gene encoding diphthamide biosynthesis enzyme Dph2: protein MSMYNMDLDKVIRKITSIDAQTVGLQFPEGLKMQAVKIARQIEEETDATVIISGDPCFGACDVSDYKMKGSVDLIVHYGHTPLPLKYEVPTLFIEAYSNIDIKKDLEKSLEHLKDYYRIGLVTTTQHLHLLNETKDFLEDNGKEVILGSSPSTRKGQVLGCNFSSIKDLDVEIILFIGNGNFHALGIKLFSNTPVLALDPYNGEIRSMNEFADRILRIRFARITKARSAKKWGILVSTKEGQYRMTLAKEIKKILEDANMEAYIILVDNVSPDVLLPYLELDAFVVSACPRIAIDDSQMYKKPLLTPQELEIVLDKREWENYQLDEILFHERYK from the coding sequence ATGTCAATGTATAATATGGATTTAGATAAAGTAATCCGAAAAATAACATCCATAGATGCTCAAACTGTTGGTCTTCAGTTTCCAGAAGGTTTGAAAATGCAGGCTGTTAAAATAGCCAGACAAATCGAAGAAGAAACTGATGCAACAGTCATCATTTCAGGTGACCCATGTTTTGGAGCATGTGATGTTAGTGATTACAAAATGAAAGGGTCTGTGGACTTGATTGTTCATTATGGACACACACCACTTCCTTTAAAATATGAAGTTCCAACATTATTCATTGAAGCATATTCAAATATTGATATTAAAAAAGATCTTGAGAAATCCTTAGAACATTTAAAAGACTACTACAGAATAGGGCTTGTTACAACAACACAGCACCTGCATCTTTTAAATGAAACTAAAGATTTCCTTGAGGACAATGGAAAAGAAGTTATTCTTGGTTCCTCACCATCAACCAGAAAAGGGCAAGTTTTAGGATGTAATTTCTCATCAATCAAAGATTTGGATGTTGAAATAATCCTATTTATTGGAAACGGAAACTTTCACGCATTGGGAATTAAATTATTCTCAAATACCCCCGTTCTTGCTCTAGACCCATACAATGGTGAAATTAGAAGCATGAATGAATTTGCAGACAGAATCTTAAGAATCAGATTTGCAAGAATCACAAAGGCCCGCAGTGCTAAAAAATGGGGAATTTTAGTATCTACAAAAGAAGGCCAATACAGAATGACATTAGCAAAAGAGATTAAAAAGATTCTAGAAGATGCAAATATGGAAGCCTATATCATATTAGTAGATAATGTTTCACCAGACGTCTTGCTTCCTTACTTAGAACTAGATGCATTTGTTGTAAGTGCATGTCCAAGAATTGCAATTGATGATTCCCAAATGTATAAAAAACCATTATTAACTCCACAGGAACTTGAAATAGTTCTAGATAAAAGAGAATGGGAAAATTACCAATTAGACGAAATTTTATTCCATGAACGCTATAAATAA
- a CDS encoding NUDIX hydrolase produces MSKYKKPSITTDIFIFDDNFNFILIKRKNNPFKNYWALPGGFVDYGETVESAAIREAKEETSIDVELIDLVNVYSDPNRDSRGHTISVVYTAKGNFDDRNADDDAIDIGIFSDDEINEIDLAFDHKKIIKDCLNKAKNKK; encoded by the coding sequence ATGAGTAAATACAAAAAACCATCTATAACTACCGATATTTTTATTTTTGATGATAATTTTAATTTTATTTTAATTAAAAGAAAAAATAATCCTTTTAAAAATTATTGGGCGCTACCAGGTGGATTTGTTGACTATGGTGAGACAGTAGAGTCTGCTGCTATAAGAGAAGCAAAAGAGGAAACAAGCATTGATGTTGAACTCATAGATTTAGTCAATGTTTATTCTGACCCTAACAGAGATTCAAGAGGTCATACTATAAGTGTAGTATATACTGCAAAAGGAAATTTCGATGATAGAAATGCAGATGATGATGCAATAGATATTGGCATATTTTCAGATGATGAAATAAATGAAATAGACCTTGCATTTGACCATAAGAAAATAATAAAAGACTGCTTAAATAAAGCTAAAAATAAAAAATAA